One window of Nostoc sp. UHCC 0926 genomic DNA carries:
- a CDS encoding helix-turn-helix domain-containing protein, whose amino-acid sequence MNLMQVTLSVDLPGLGTRIREIRESKGLSPTWVAAQAGMSVGNLYRIETEDAKSLPRETLRKLSDALGVNFDAEVKAALVQEME is encoded by the coding sequence ATGAACTTAATGCAAGTTACTTTGTCGGTTGATTTGCCTGGTCTAGGCACTCGGATTAGAGAGATTAGAGAGTCCAAGGGTCTATCCCCAACTTGGGTAGCAGCTCAAGCTGGTATGAGTGTTGGGAACCTCTATCGTATAGAAACAGAAGATGCAAAGTCTTTACCGCGTGAAACTTTGCGTAAGCTTTCTGATGCCCTTGGTGTAAATTTTGATGCCGAGGTTAAAGCTGCTTTAGTGCAAGAGATGGAATAA